The following proteins are encoded in a genomic region of Camarhynchus parvulus chromosome 4A, STF_HiC, whole genome shotgun sequence:
- the PIN4 gene encoding peptidyl-prolyl cis-trans isomerase NIMA-interacting 4 isoform X1 produces the protein MAPKGKGGGKTGKGGDSGSSSESKAQGPKGGGSAVKVRHILCEKHGRAMEAMEKLKSGQRFSEVAAQYSEDKARQGGDLGWMTRGSMVGPFQEAAFALPVSSMDKPVYTDPPVKTKFGYHIIMVEGRK, from the exons ATGGCGCCCAAAGGGAAAGGCGGCGGCAAAACCGGGAAGG GCGGCgacagcggcagcagcagcgagaGCAAAGCACAGGGCCCGAAGGGAGGCGGCAGCGCCGTCAAG GTTCGGCACATCCTGTGCGAAAAGCACGGCCGGGCCATGGAGgccatggagaagctgaagtcCGGACAGCGCTTTAGCGAGGTGGCGGCACAGTACAGCGAGGACAAGGCCAGGCAAGGG GGAGACCTGGGCTGGATGACCAGAGGCTCCATGGTGGGACCATTCCAGGAGGCAGCATTTGCCCTGCCTGTGAGCAGCATGGACAAGCCCGTGTACACGGACCCTCCTGTCAAGACCAAGTTCGGATACCACATTATCATGGtggaaggcagaaaataa
- the PIN4 gene encoding peptidyl-prolyl cis-trans isomerase NIMA-interacting 4 isoform X2 encodes MLYFLSRQLGGDSGSSSESKAQGPKGGGSAVKVRHILCEKHGRAMEAMEKLKSGQRFSEVAAQYSEDKARQGGDLGWMTRGSMVGPFQEAAFALPVSSMDKPVYTDPPVKTKFGYHIIMVEGRK; translated from the exons ATGTTGTACTTTTTATCTCGCCAGCTTG GCGGCgacagcggcagcagcagcgagaGCAAAGCACAGGGCCCGAAGGGAGGCGGCAGCGCCGTCAAG GTTCGGCACATCCTGTGCGAAAAGCACGGCCGGGCCATGGAGgccatggagaagctgaagtcCGGACAGCGCTTTAGCGAGGTGGCGGCACAGTACAGCGAGGACAAGGCCAGGCAAGGG GGAGACCTGGGCTGGATGACCAGAGGCTCCATGGTGGGACCATTCCAGGAGGCAGCATTTGCCCTGCCTGTGAGCAGCATGGACAAGCCCGTGTACACGGACCCTCCTGTCAAGACCAAGTTCGGATACCACATTATCATGGtggaaggcagaaaataa